Genomic window (Chitinivorax sp. B):
GCTCGATCCGGCATTGGGTGGGTTGCGTGCACTATCTGTTGTTGTGGGTATTGTGCTGGCTGGCGGTATCTCATTGACGAGTATGCCGGGTAAGGGTTTCATTGAGTTTTCCAAAGAGTCTGTGGCTGAGGTCAAGAAGGTTGTTTGGCCAACACGCAAGGAAACAGTCCAGCTCACAATGTTGGTATTCGGATTTGTTGTGGCCTTGGCGATTTTTATGTGGATCGTTGATGGTACGCTGGCATGGCTATTTTATGATTTGTTCTTGGGGCGGGGTAAATAATGGCTAAGCGTTGGTATGTCGTTCATGCTTACTCCGGTTTTGAGAAGAGTGTTCAGCGTGCATTGCGTGAGCGAATTGATCGATCGGGAATGGCTGACATGTTTGGCCAGATCTTGGTGCCAGTTGAGGAAGTGATGGAAGTTCGTTCTGGTCGTAAGAGTGTGGCTGAGCGAAAATTTTTTCCTGGCTATGTGCTGGTTGAAATGGAAATGACTGATGAGACTTGGCATTTGGTGAAAAGTACGCCCAAAGTGACAGGTTTTGTTGGTGGTTCGGGTATGAAGCCAACACCAATTACGCAGAAAGAAGTTGATGCGTTGATGCAGCAGATGCAAGAGGGTGTTGAGAAGCCTAAGCCGAAAATTCAATTTGAGATTGGTCAGTCTGTGCGTGTGACTGAGGGGCCATTTACGGACTTTAACGGTACTGTGGAGCACGTTGATTACGATAAGAATAAGCTCCGCGTATCTGTTGCAATTTTCGGTCGCCCAACGCCGGTTGAACTTGAGTTTAGTCAGGTCGAAAAACTTTGATCTGATATTGTGTGGACTGCCGTCTTGTTTGATTGGCGGTGCATTCCAACGGGGAGCAGAATTTGGATTCTGCGTTTAACCCACAACTAGGAGTAAATCCGTGGCTAAGAAAATTATCGGCTACATCAAGCTGCAGGTCCCTGCGGGTAAGGCGAATCCATCGCCTCCTATTGGTCCGGCATTGGGTCAGCGTGGTTTGAACATCATGGAGTTCTGCAAGGCGTTTAATGCGCAGACCCAAGGTGTGGAGCCTGGTCTTCCAATTCCTGTCGTTATCACGGCGTTTGCGGATAAGAGTTTTACTTTTATCATGAAGACTCCGCCTGCGACCATTCTGATCAAGAAGGCTGCGGGTGTGCAAAAAGGTAGCTCTAAACCACATACCGATAAGGTCGGTAAGTTGAATCGTGCTCAGCTCGAAGAGATTGCCAAAACAAAACAGCCTGACTTGACAGCTGCTGATGTGGATGCGGCAGTTCGCACTATTGCTGGTTCTGCGCGCAGTATGGGTATCGAAGTGGAGGGCGTGTAAATGGCTAAAATATCCAAGCGCGCTCAAGTGCTAAAGGCAAAGGTTGATCGTAATAAGTTTTATGCGATTGATGAAGCTCTGGCTTTGGCAAAGGAGACTGCTACTGCAAAGTTTGATGAGTCGATCGATGTTGCAGTAAATCTGGGTGTCGACGCTCGTAAATCTGATCAGGTTGTGCGTGGTTCCGTTGTTCTGCCCCGAGGTACGGGTAAATCTGTTCGGGTCGCTGTTTTCTGCCAAGGCGCTGCTGTTGAGGCTGCTAAGGCTGCTGGTGCTGATATCGTTGGTTTCGATGACTTGGCTGATCAGATCAAGGGTGGCATGATGGACTTTGATGTGGTTATTGCTAGTCCCGATGCAATGCGTGTTGTTGGCCAGTTGGGTCAAATTCTCGGGCCGCGCGGTTTGATGCCGAACCCAAAGGTTGGTACAGTTACACCGAACGTTGCAGAGGCAGTAAAAAATGCCAAGGCCGGTCAGGTTCAATATCGTACCGACAAGGCAGGTATCGTAATGTGTACTATTGGCCGTGCTTCGTTTGAAGTCGGTGCGCTGCGTGAAAATTTCAATGCATTGGTTGACGCGCTGCAGAAAGCTAAGCCAGCTAGTTCGAAAGGTATATATCTACGTAAGATTGCCGTGTCCAGCACAATGGGCATCGGGGTTCGCGTTGATGCTGCTAGTTTGGTTGCATAAGGATTAAATTTGGCGTGATATAGCGGAGCTATATCGCGCCTTTTGACTTTGGGCTGTCTCTGGCTATGTTGAGACAGATTGTCAAAGACCGTAGGAGTCGAAAGACTTAATTGAGTATTACTTGTCCTACGCAGACGGTGTACCCGAAAGCAGGCTTCAGTTAAGCCACGAAATAGTTCGTGGTGTCAGATGATGTTCTCCTGATCAGGTCGCCGTATCTAGAGCGCGGAAGGTTGATTTCAACCATCCGATTTTAACTGTAGGAGGTGGACCTTGAGTCTCAATCTTGAAGATAAAAAGGCGGTCGTAGCTGAAGTGTCGGCGGTTGTTGCCAATGCTCAGACTATCGTTATCGCTGAATATCGGGGCATCGAGGTTAGCAGCATGACCAAGTTACGTGCTAAGGCGCGTGAGCAGGGCGTTTATCTGCGTGTATTGAAGAACACGTTGGCACGTCGTGCGGTTGCGGAGACCTCGTTCGCTGGCTTGGCTGACCAAATGGTCGGCCCGTTGGTGTATGGCATTTCCGAAGACCCGGTTGCTGCAGCCAAGGTGTTACACGATTTTGCGAAGACTGATGACAAAATCGTCGTCAAGGCAGGAGCTTATGACGGCAAGGTAATGTCGTCCGCTGAGGTGGCTGCGTTGGCTTCGATTCCGAGCCGAGAAGAGCTGCTATCCAAGCTGCTCTTCGTTATGCAGGCACCGGTTTCCGGTTTCGCGCGCGCGATGGCCGCATTGGCCGAGAAAAAGCAAGCAGAAGCTGCTTAATCGCATATCTTTTAAAGAACAAAGTTTCAGGAGTTTTAACAAATGGCAATTACTAAAGACGATATCCTCGAAGCCGTTGGCGCGATGTCTGTTATGGAGCTGAACGAGCTGGTTAAGTCGTTCGAAGAAAAATTTGGTGTTTCTGCAGCGGCTGTTGCTGTTGCTGGTCCTGCTACGGCAGCTGCTGCAGTAGAAGAGAAGACCGAATTTGATGTTGTATTGACAGGTGCAGGTGATAACAAAGTTGGCGTGATTAAAGTTGTTCGTGCAGTTACAGGTCTGGGCTTGAAAGAAGCCAAGGATCTGGTTGACGGCGCACCTAAGACTGTCAAGGAAGGTGCTAATAAGGCAGATGCTGAATCGATCAAGAAGCAACTGGAAGAAGCCGGCGCTAAGGTCGAAATCAAGTAATTGTCTTGATTGTATGGCAAGGCTGGCGCCTTTAGGCGCCGGCCTGTCGTCGTTTGTAGAGCATAAAAGTCAATGGGCTCATTCTAGCCTGTTTGCTTTTGTGTTTTAGCGCACCCAACTCGATGGAGTTACCTAATGAGCTATTCGTTCACCGAGAAAAAACGCATTCGTAAGAGTTTCGCGAAGCGGGAAAATGTGTTGGAGGTACCTTACCTTCTCGCGACGCAGATCGAGTCCTACGCGCAATTCTTACAGACGGGCGTTCCGGTTGAAGCACGTAAAAACGTGGGCTTGCAAGCCGCATTCCAGTCCGTGTTTCCGATCGCTA
Coding sequences:
- the rplL gene encoding 50S ribosomal protein L7/L12, with amino-acid sequence MAITKDDILEAVGAMSVMELNELVKSFEEKFGVSAAAVAVAGPATAAAAVEEKTEFDVVLTGAGDNKVGVIKVVRAVTGLGLKEAKDLVDGAPKTVKEGANKADAESIKKQLEEAGAKVEIK
- the rplA gene encoding 50S ribosomal protein L1, which codes for MAKISKRAQVLKAKVDRNKFYAIDEALALAKETATAKFDESIDVAVNLGVDARKSDQVVRGSVVLPRGTGKSVRVAVFCQGAAVEAAKAAGADIVGFDDLADQIKGGMMDFDVVIASPDAMRVVGQLGQILGPRGLMPNPKVGTVTPNVAEAVKNAKAGQVQYRTDKAGIVMCTIGRASFEVGALRENFNALVDALQKAKPASSKGIYLRKIAVSSTMGIGVRVDAASLVA
- the rplK gene encoding 50S ribosomal protein L11, translated to MAKKIIGYIKLQVPAGKANPSPPIGPALGQRGLNIMEFCKAFNAQTQGVEPGLPIPVVITAFADKSFTFIMKTPPATILIKKAAGVQKGSSKPHTDKVGKLNRAQLEEIAKTKQPDLTAADVDAAVRTIAGSARSMGIEVEGV
- the nusG gene encoding transcription termination/antitermination protein NusG, with product MAKRWYVVHAYSGFEKSVQRALRERIDRSGMADMFGQILVPVEEVMEVRSGRKSVAERKFFPGYVLVEMEMTDETWHLVKSTPKVTGFVGGSGMKPTPITQKEVDALMQQMQEGVEKPKPKIQFEIGQSVRVTEGPFTDFNGTVEHVDYDKNKLRVSVAIFGRPTPVELEFSQVEKL
- the rplJ gene encoding 50S ribosomal protein L10: MSLNLEDKKAVVAEVSAVVANAQTIVIAEYRGIEVSSMTKLRAKAREQGVYLRVLKNTLARRAVAETSFAGLADQMVGPLVYGISEDPVAAAKVLHDFAKTDDKIVVKAGAYDGKVMSSAEVAALASIPSREELLSKLLFVMQAPVSGFARAMAALAEKKQAEAA
- the secE gene encoding preprotein translocase subunit SecE is translated as MEVQDRIKIAAAFACLVLGVVGYYLLDPALGGLRALSVVVGIVLAGGISLTSMPGKGFIEFSKESVAEVKKVVWPTRKETVQLTMLVFGFVVALAIFMWIVDGTLAWLFYDLFLGRGK